One part of the Thiothrix nivea DSM 5205 genome encodes these proteins:
- a CDS encoding RMD1 family protein — MATLQFNPSANEPIRVRALLLGSRIDTKPFRADETVAINPLTLAVPGGGCAVLFRYGVVVFFGMSAEQETSFLERLLPLTGEPRTWPEDEKLNLRIDANTREGIDANGCLWLQDTSVHRLQLVAEMLARSEVLSDDEARVAKTFEQIEPLAHNLSKGRFGQKMPELLSYIGDSLLSQQRMVGRAEVADKPDLLWERPELEGLYLQLEDEFELRDRHLALERKLQVISNTAETLLDLLHTRRSLRVEWYIVILIVVEIGLTLYELFVRGH; from the coding sequence ATGGCTACCCTACAATTCAATCCCTCCGCAAACGAACCCATCCGCGTGCGCGCCCTGCTGCTTGGCAGCCGCATTGACACCAAACCTTTCCGCGCTGATGAAACCGTCGCCATCAATCCGCTGACCCTGGCTGTTCCGGGCGGTGGCTGCGCCGTACTGTTCCGTTATGGGGTGGTAGTATTCTTTGGCATGAGCGCCGAGCAGGAAACTTCTTTTCTTGAACGCCTGTTACCCCTGACCGGGGAGCCGCGCACCTGGCCGGAAGACGAAAAACTCAACTTGCGCATCGACGCCAACACCCGTGAAGGCATCGACGCCAACGGCTGCCTGTGGTTGCAGGACACCTCCGTCCACCGTTTGCAACTGGTCGCGGAAATGCTGGCGCGTAGTGAGGTACTGTCGGACGATGAAGCCCGTGTCGCCAAGACGTTCGAGCAGATTGAACCACTGGCCCACAACCTGAGCAAAGGGCGTTTCGGCCAGAAAATGCCGGAACTGCTGAGCTACATCGGTGATTCACTACTCAGCCAGCAGCGCATGGTGGGCCGTGCTGAAGTCGCCGACAAACCCGACCTGCTGTGGGAACGCCCGGAACTGGAAGGCTTGTACCTGCAACTGGAAGACGAATTTGAGTTGCGCGACCGGCATCTGGCGCTGGAACGCAAGTTACAGGTTATCTCCAACACCGCCGAAACCCTGCTGGATTTGCTGCATACCCGCCGCAGCCTGCGGGTGGAATGGTACATCGTCATTTTGATTGTGGTGGAAATCGGCCTGACACTGTATGAGCTGTTTGTCCGGGGGCATTGA
- a CDS encoding Uma2 family endonuclease → MQWADVLAEPSLKNLPFKIELNEKGHIEMSPASNFHGYLQSELVWLLRSQLDTGRVITECSIDTPKGVKVADVTWCSPAFVAEQGDLTPFTKAPEICIEVVSPSNTFAEMQDKVLLYLAKGAKEVWLVKEPGKTAIYRAEGEVTQSLFVGRIVV, encoded by the coding sequence ATGCAGTGGGCAGATGTGCTGGCAGAGCCTTCCCTGAAAAACCTGCCATTTAAAATCGAGTTAAACGAAAAAGGGCATATCGAAATGTCACCCGCTTCGAACTTTCACGGCTATTTGCAGAGTGAACTGGTTTGGTTGTTGCGTTCCCAACTGGATACTGGCAGGGTGATTACCGAGTGTTCCATTGATACCCCCAAGGGCGTGAAAGTGGCCGATGTTACTTGGTGCAGCCCAGCATTCGTTGCCGAGCAGGGTGACTTGACGCCGTTTACCAAAGCCCCCGAAATTTGTATTGAGGTCGTTTCCCCCTCCAACACCTTTGCCGAAATGCAGGACAAGGTTTTGCTTTATCTGGCCAAGGGCGCAAAAGAGGTCTGGCTGGTCAAGGAGCCAGGTAAAACAGCCATTTACCGCGCCGAAGGTGAGGTAACACAATCCCTGTTTGTTGGCAGGATCGTCGTGTAG
- the tnpC gene encoding IS66 family transposase, whose translation MPALAHPLPTTLDEAHQLIVRQQERIAGLEKQAARVVVLEQQVETLQKQLEELVAKLGSSSRNSSKPPSSDSPEQRAARPKRKGSGRPHGGQPGHPRHERALYPPEQVTRTEQYFPESTCACGGAVAVDWENPYRHQVTDIAPPPPPEVTEHQFYHGVCQSCGNQHHSQWPDWVPSGQMGAGVIAWIVVLAGQFRLSMRQTQLLLWEVWQVRFSTGAISKAQGKSIPWMGPLYRQVGEHVRGQAVCHADETRHYRGTNTYWLWALADNTVTYFMTHYSRGKAAADALLGSFTGYLVTDHFSGYGNVPPERRQLCWAHLIRHFRKMAGRCGGGGMVGKRLLLIACATVRTHHRWQQHPEGAARYRRRILRLRRSFQATLSLGEALDNCKRTRNQCKHLRKDEAMCWTFLKDTRIPLTNNRAERVIRPYVQWRKTSFASQSAQGDRFRPTVLTVLGTARQLGMDMATLMRYVCSQGLAHKPVAVRFPLGQVCTRKPLQMA comes from the coding sequence TTGCCAGCCCTAGCCCACCCACTGCCGACCACCCTTGATGAAGCACATCAGCTGATCGTGCGCCAACAGGAACGGATAGCCGGGTTGGAGAAGCAAGCGGCACGGGTAGTGGTGTTGGAACAGCAAGTCGAAACGCTGCAAAAACAGCTCGAAGAACTGGTGGCCAAACTGGGCAGCAGTTCCCGCAACAGCTCCAAACCGCCGTCCTCAGACAGCCCGGAACAACGGGCAGCCCGTCCAAAACGCAAGGGGAGTGGCCGCCCGCATGGCGGGCAACCCGGCCATCCACGCCACGAACGGGCGTTATATCCCCCCGAACAAGTGACCCGCACTGAACAGTATTTCCCGGAAAGCACCTGCGCCTGTGGTGGGGCAGTGGCGGTTGACTGGGAAAACCCTTACCGCCATCAGGTCACGGACATCGCCCCTCCGCCGCCACCCGAGGTGACGGAGCACCAGTTTTACCACGGTGTCTGCCAATCCTGCGGCAACCAACACCACAGCCAGTGGCCGGACTGGGTCCCCAGCGGGCAAATGGGTGCGGGTGTGATTGCCTGGATTGTGGTGCTGGCCGGACAGTTTCGCCTGTCGATGCGCCAAACCCAGCTCCTGTTGTGGGAAGTCTGGCAGGTGCGCTTCAGCACCGGGGCGATCAGCAAAGCGCAAGGCAAATCCATCCCGTGGATGGGGCCGCTGTACCGTCAGGTCGGTGAGCATGTGCGTGGGCAGGCGGTCTGCCATGCCGATGAAACCCGCCATTACCGTGGCACGAACACCTACTGGTTATGGGCATTGGCGGACAACACCGTCACGTACTTCATGACCCATTACTCACGCGGCAAGGCTGCCGCCGATGCCTTGTTGGGCAGTTTTACCGGTTATCTGGTGACAGACCACTTCAGCGGTTACGGCAATGTCCCGCCCGAACGGCGGCAACTGTGCTGGGCACACCTGATCCGGCACTTCCGCAAGATGGCCGGGCGTTGTGGCGGAGGGGGAATGGTTGGCAAACGCCTGCTGCTGATTGCCTGCGCCACCGTCCGCACCCATCACCGCTGGCAACAGCACCCCGAAGGGGCGGCACGCTACCGGCGGCGGATACTGCGCCTGCGCCGCAGCTTCCAGGCCACCCTCAGCCTGGGCGAAGCATTGGATAACTGCAAACGCACCCGCAACCAATGCAAACATCTCCGTAAAGATGAGGCCATGTGCTGGACTTTCCTCAAGGATACACGCATTCCCCTCACCAATAACCGCGCTGAACGGGTGATCCGCCCCTACGTGCAATGGCGTAAGACCAGTTTTGCCAGCCAGTCGGCACAAGGGGACAGGTTCCGGCCAACCGTGCTGACCGTGTTGGGGACTGCCCGGCAATTGGGGATGGATATGGCAACCCTGATGCGCTATGTGTGCTCCCAAGGCTTGGCTCATAAGCCGGTCGCCGTGCGCTTCCCCTTGGGGCAGGTCTGTACCCGCAAACCGCTACAAATGGCGTGA
- a CDS encoding Ig-like domain-containing protein — protein sequence MRKIILGFFIILGILSCGTVSADTIETFNNRWRLNDLTLNGNSQWIVKYNSSYGAYNICQKSNSSYCLNIEYGSLRSSSIQSYWHSALWTFESAESGYVRIKNKWKPDVYINVESSSTPQATTILSGWSSAQWKRTAISTSSDPLSAPSLYSPGNAAVDVAKNNYNFDWGDVSGATTYRIVVSTDSAFSGFSESSSACTNSTTCKTATTSSSSYSGFSLNPGTRYYWKVRAGNSSVGGYWASYRYFTTAYDALAAPSLYSPSNAAVDVTKNNYNFDWSSVFGATTYRIVVSTDSTFSGFSESSSACTNSTTCKTATTSSSSYSGFSLNPGTRYYWKVRAGNSSVGGYWASYRYFTTAYDALSAPALQSPGNVVSGIDKSAQNYDWSDVSSANSYRIVVSETADFSGFTDAQSGSNATCGSTCETAVITSSQYAGFTLKAGTQYYWRVRAGNTVTGQGGVWSAPRSFTTAYDAFSAPVLQAPNNAATVAKATQNFDWSDVAGANSYRIVVSETADFSGFTDAQSGSNATCGSTCETAVITSSQYAGFALKAGTQYYWRVRAGNTVTGQGGVWSAPRSFTTQENKYINVSGWAQDAADYMVQQEIIDAPANHDLRGTTPANRAELATMIYRALGGGKSNADSQFLAWAGTDFSSTFLDVNDATVWYYNQVAYLSHLLFDDGVAVFDRGAGDNMNPLFRPATNISRAWTLKAILEAWDLEPLKSFSGITMFSDVPASHPAAGYIYRAIQEGLAKGDEGKTTFRPDDMVNREDVFIILHRLMLQSANLQNKSLSKPTITQSDFSSNAKKDGTIGIRYEQPVCYGVTPPSITIQKIDEGVDTLDGVELRTVDLKVNISGGSSSCVDSNNVTHTKNLFAAWRADSGTFVDITPAGATPYSQVRWIAPDRYSSGASGDGYQVMVYVGDNLGTEVSDKIFLTISETSASTDVPSVTLDALSAQLTGSSKIVLSGTAQDGGDSSRATYGIREVELEYSIDGGNWESIIRNLSVNADGKWQHEWFVPDIAGNLTVRAQARNVEGNVNNGSVTRSATITPEMSITGYVLSYDGAPLENAEVTLNGSSTATSLTDNNGSFSFTGLLAGSYSLQAQSNGVLSNSADATVSTSTPKQQIDLVIQKSNTSPTANTDSVTTNENTPVEITLFGYDPDGDVLTYSIINQPANGTVTLVDNKAVYNPNVNWHGTDSFTFTTNDSELSSDAAIITITVNPISKDSDGDGLTDADELEIGTDPLKPDTDGDGLQDKDEVDLYKTNPLKQDTDGDGMSDKAEIDAGRDPINPMDGASGDATKIIPIIMQLLLE from the coding sequence ATGAGAAAGATAATTCTAGGTTTTTTTATTATTCTCGGGATTCTTTCTTGTGGTACTGTTAGTGCAGATACAATTGAAACTTTCAACAATCGGTGGAGACTAAATGATCTTACGCTGAATGGTAATTCTCAATGGATTGTTAAATACAATTCATCCTATGGCGCATATAATATTTGTCAGAAGAGCAATAGCAGTTATTGTCTGAATATTGAGTATGGCTCATTAAGAAGTAGTAGTATTCAGAGCTATTGGCACAGTGCTCTTTGGACTTTCGAATCTGCGGAAAGTGGCTATGTGCGTATCAAGAATAAATGGAAGCCTGACGTATACATCAATGTAGAATCCAGTTCAACACCTCAAGCAACTACCATTCTATCCGGCTGGAGCAGCGCACAATGGAAACGTACAGCAATCAGTACTTCCTCTGATCCGCTTAGTGCCCCCAGCCTCTATTCACCTGGCAATGCAGCGGTTGATGTCGCAAAAAATAACTACAACTTTGACTGGGGCGATGTTTCCGGAGCCACTACTTACCGTATCGTGGTCAGCACCGACAGTGCCTTTTCGGGGTTTTCAGAATCCTCCAGTGCATGTACCAATAGCACCACATGCAAAACGGCCACCACCAGTTCATCCAGTTACTCGGGCTTCAGCCTGAATCCGGGAACCCGCTATTATTGGAAAGTCCGTGCAGGCAATAGCAGTGTTGGTGGCTATTGGGCATCTTACCGTTATTTCACGACGGCTTATGATGCACTGGCTGCCCCCAGCCTTTATTCACCCAGCAATGCAGCGGTTGATGTCACCAAAAACAATTACAACTTTGACTGGAGTAGTGTTTTCGGAGCTACTACCTACCGTATCGTGGTCAGCACGGATAGTACCTTTTCGGGATTTTCGGAATCCTCCAGTGCATGTACCAATAGCACCACATGCAAAACGGCCACCACCAGTTCATCCAGTTACTCGGGCTTCAGCCTGAATCCGGGAACCCGCTATTATTGGAAAGTCCGTGCAGGCAATAGCAGTGTTGGTGGCTATTGGGCATCTTACCGTTATTTCACGACGGCTTATGATGCGTTGAGTGCTCCTGCTTTACAGTCGCCTGGTAATGTTGTTAGTGGGATTGATAAATCCGCCCAGAACTATGACTGGAGCGACGTTAGTAGTGCAAACAGTTACCGGATTGTGGTGAGTGAGACCGCAGACTTTTCCGGGTTTACGGATGCCCAGAGTGGTTCGAATGCGACCTGTGGCAGCACTTGTGAGACAGCGGTGATCACATCATCCCAGTATGCCGGATTTACGCTGAAGGCTGGCACGCAATATTACTGGCGGGTGCGGGCAGGCAATACGGTCACGGGTCAGGGAGGGGTATGGTCTGCACCCCGTTCTTTCACGACGGCTTATGACGCATTTAGTGCTCCTGTTTTACAGGCTCCGAATAATGCTGCGACGGTTGCTAAAGCCACACAGAACTTTGACTGGAGCGATGTTGCGGGCGCAAACAGTTACCGGATTGTAGTGAGTGAGACCGCAGACTTTTCCGGGTTTACGGATGCCCAGAGTGGTTCGAATGCGACCTGTGGCAGCACTTGTGAGACAGCGGTGATCACATCATCCCAGTATGCCGGATTTGCGCTGAAGGCTGGCACGCAATATTACTGGCGGGTGCGGGCAGGCAATACGGTCACGGGTCAGGGAGGGGTATGGTCTGCACCCCGTTCTTTCACGACGCAAGAAAATAAATATATCAACGTTTCAGGTTGGGCGCAGGATGCTGCTGATTACATGGTTCAGCAGGAGATTATTGACGCCCCGGCAAATCATGATCTTCGTGGTACGACTCCTGCCAATCGGGCAGAACTGGCGACTATGATTTACCGTGCATTAGGGGGCGGAAAGTCTAATGCAGATAGCCAGTTCCTCGCATGGGCGGGAACGGATTTCTCTTCAACATTCCTTGATGTCAATGACGCTACCGTCTGGTATTACAATCAAGTAGCGTATTTGTCCCATTTGCTCTTTGATGATGGTGTCGCGGTCTTCGATAGAGGTGCTGGCGATAATATGAACCCGTTATTCCGTCCTGCTACCAATATCAGTCGAGCCTGGACGCTAAAAGCAATTCTGGAAGCGTGGGATCTGGAGCCACTTAAATCGTTCTCAGGTATTACCATGTTCTCAGATGTGCCTGCTTCACATCCGGCAGCAGGTTACATTTACCGGGCTATTCAGGAAGGGTTGGCTAAAGGTGACGAAGGTAAGACGACCTTCCGGCCTGATGATATGGTTAATCGTGAAGATGTCTTTATTATATTGCATCGTTTAATGCTCCAGTCGGCTAATTTGCAAAATAAGTCGTTAAGTAAGCCAACAATTACCCAAAGTGATTTTTCCAGCAATGCCAAAAAAGATGGAACGATTGGAATACGCTATGAGCAGCCTGTCTGTTACGGAGTAACTCCTCCTTCGATTACAATTCAGAAGATTGATGAAGGTGTAGATACTCTGGATGGTGTTGAGCTGCGTACTGTTGATTTAAAAGTCAATATTTCAGGTGGCAGCTCCTCTTGTGTGGACTCAAACAATGTCACCCACACTAAGAATTTATTTGCTGCGTGGCGAGCTGATAGTGGAACCTTTGTAGATATTACGCCTGCTGGGGCTACACCATACAGTCAGGTTCGCTGGATTGCGCCTGATCGTTATTCCTCTGGTGCATCAGGGGATGGTTATCAGGTAATGGTATATGTCGGTGATAATTTGGGAACAGAGGTTTCCGATAAGATTTTCCTGACCATATCTGAAACTTCAGCTTCAACAGATGTACCTAGCGTGACTTTAGACGCCCTTTCTGCCCAATTAACAGGAAGCAGCAAGATTGTATTGTCAGGCACTGCACAGGATGGTGGTGATAGCAGCAGAGCGACTTACGGCATTCGTGAAGTAGAGCTGGAATACTCCATAGATGGGGGTAATTGGGAATCGATAATTAGGAATCTGTCGGTAAATGCTGATGGTAAATGGCAACATGAGTGGTTTGTTCCTGATATTGCAGGTAACCTGACTGTACGTGCTCAAGCCAGAAATGTTGAAGGTAATGTAAATAACGGTTCTGTAACCCGCTCAGCCACCATCACTCCGGAAATGAGCATTACCGGGTATGTTTTGTCTTATGACGGAGCACCTTTGGAGAATGCGGAGGTAACACTGAATGGTTCCTCAACAGCGACTTCATTGACAGATAACAACGGCAGTTTCAGCTTCACAGGTTTATTGGCTGGTTCATATAGCCTACAAGCTCAGAGCAATGGAGTTTTATCCAATAGTGCTGATGCAACAGTTTCAACATCTACACCGAAACAGCAAATAGATCTGGTAATACAAAAAAGCAATACTTCCCCAACAGCAAACACAGATAGCGTAACGACCAATGAAAATACGCCCGTGGAGATTACCTTGTTTGGTTATGATCCAGATGGAGATGTTCTAACTTATAGCATTATTAACCAACCGGCCAATGGTACTGTGACACTCGTCGATAACAAAGCCGTCTATAATCCTAACGTCAACTGGCACGGAACGGATAGCTTCACCTTCACCACTAACGATAGCGAGTTGAGTTCTGATGCTGCCATCATCACTATAACGGTTAATCCAATTAGTAAGGATAGTGATGGTGATGGACTCACTGATGCGGATGAATTAGAAATTGGTACTGACCCGCTGAAACCAGACACAGATGGTGATGGACTTCAAGATAAAGACGAAGTGGACTTATACAAAACTAATCCACTAAAGCAGGATACCGACGGCGATGGCATGAGCGACAAAGCCGAAATCGATGCAGGCCGCGATCCCATCAATCCGATGGATGGAGCCAGCGGCGACGCGACCAAAATCATCCCCATCATCATGCAACTGCTGCTTGAATGA
- a CDS encoding FAD-dependent oxidoreductase, with product MTNFTAIHHVCNAGENKTLKRILSQGENISLATEFFEKGMPYRMYVRESRRMKGQYIFTEKDSTPYDLYNARKNKAKGFSALDLRDKPYKRVTNEKMNASIGYTSYPMDSHAVSSYDNYDYYRDEENDFNYYHKGEGEFYLQNLTATGVIPLGVIVPKEVNNLLVTSAVSASHVGYGTLRMEPVRMNLGQVAGIVSSFYINNKLKSNAEILEEKLIWSIQSKLINIGKLRLYYFSDFPKGDRYDYWWAAEAVEKLAVRGLLSVQPLYDSYEFRPNDDMSRGDFIVMLMKARRFLEAQGVKLNNDACDKEERQAMPFSDVSADDARTEYIEEARSKCFVSGYKEDGKLTGLFKPDVFVNRAEATKVLLLSFGYSIDPDYDGVFPDVLENEWFSRYVETAHVNGLVTGYEKGEFAGLFKPAKTIKRAEAALILYRAINNNYPLFK from the coding sequence ATGACTAACTTTACCGCTATCCATCACGTTTGCAATGCCGGGGAAAACAAGACCCTGAAACGCATATTGAGCCAAGGTGAAAATATATCATTGGCTACTGAGTTTTTTGAGAAGGGAATGCCTTATCGCATGTATGTGAGGGAAAGTCGAAGAATGAAGGGACAGTATATATTTACTGAAAAAGATTCAACGCCATATGACTTATACAATGCTAGAAAAAATAAAGCAAAAGGGTTTTCTGCTCTTGATCTTAGAGATAAACCTTATAAAAGAGTAACTAATGAAAAGATGAATGCCAGTATTGGATACACTAGTTATCCTATGGATTCTCACGCAGTTAGTAGTTATGATAATTATGATTATTATAGGGATGAAGAAAATGATTTTAATTATTATCATAAAGGGGAAGGTGAGTTTTATTTGCAAAATCTTACAGCCACTGGCGTTATCCCTTTAGGGGTGATTGTTCCAAAAGAAGTAAATAATTTGCTAGTAACCTCCGCAGTTTCTGCAAGTCATGTTGGTTATGGTACCTTGAGAATGGAGCCTGTAAGAATGAACCTAGGGCAAGTGGCGGGCATTGTTTCCTCTTTCTATATAAATAATAAATTGAAAAGTAATGCTGAAATTTTGGAAGAAAAATTAATATGGTCGATACAGAGTAAACTAATAAATATAGGGAAGTTAAGGTTGTATTATTTCTCAGACTTTCCTAAAGGGGATAGGTATGATTATTGGTGGGCGGCTGAGGCAGTTGAGAAGCTGGCTGTGAGAGGATTGTTAAGTGTGCAGCCTCTCTATGATTCTTATGAGTTTAGGCCGAATGATGATATGTCGCGCGGCGATTTTATTGTTATGCTTATGAAGGCGCGTAGGTTTCTAGAAGCTCAAGGGGTCAAGTTGAACAATGACGCCTGTGATAAAGAAGAAAGACAGGCAATGCCATTCTCTGATGTTAGTGCGGATGATGCTAGAACTGAATATATAGAAGAAGCCAGAAGTAAATGTTTTGTTAGCGGCTATAAAGAGGATGGAAAACTTACTGGTTTGTTTAAGCCTGATGTATTTGTTAACCGTGCCGAAGCAACAAAGGTTTTGTTGCTGTCATTTGGTTATTCTATTGATCCTGACTATGATGGTGTCTTTCCAGATGTGTTAGAGAATGAGTGGTTCTCTAGATATGTTGAAACTGCTCATGTGAATGGTTTGGTTACAGGATATGAGAAAGGTGAGTTTGCAGGTCTTTTTAAGCCAGCAAAAACCATTAAGAGAGCTGAGGCTGCTTTGATATTGTATAGAGCAATAAATAATAACTATCCGCTGTTTAAGTAA
- a CDS encoding FAD-dependent oxidoreductase: MRLINKIILVFSVLLSSSYASANPCDVVVVGGTASGVGAAVSASREGKEVCLITRVKKTEAMGGMITSGLNFSDSGLPVCKPDNADVPDYEKCSHVGLTYDGVIPHKNGYELTSGLFDEFRKAVKSYYDGKNLESWNGIRHEPSIASNIIADMLKNTGIYFYKGYVVSDVVMSNGKIDSINIESIDDNGRLSGGVNIKGDYFIDATITGDLAEKSGVGMTIGRESTETYKEGFAGELYWNPKKNKFLDATPLTSRSDEKLQAYSYFLTVKKENAKSVVETDVWKALVPDCSIYKFDGAPDFLDSWAKNGWSPGEKYFEVNVHPKGSDLQGGNYNYHAADWNERVDVENAHKKRALCFIKFWQDKGEGSICVSGSYPNSSESKDCKAACPRFLML, from the coding sequence ATGAGGCTAATTAACAAGATAATCTTGGTTTTTAGTGTTCTTTTAAGTAGTAGCTATGCTAGTGCTAACCCATGTGATGTGGTCGTAGTGGGGGGTACTGCATCAGGTGTAGGAGCGGCTGTGTCCGCTTCGAGAGAAGGAAAAGAGGTTTGTCTGATAACTAGGGTGAAAAAAACTGAAGCAATGGGGGGGATGATTACTAGCGGGTTAAACTTTTCTGATAGTGGGTTGCCTGTATGTAAACCTGATAATGCAGACGTACCAGATTACGAAAAGTGTAGTCATGTTGGGTTAACTTATGATGGTGTTATACCCCATAAAAATGGTTATGAATTAACGTCGGGGTTATTTGATGAGTTTAGAAAGGCTGTTAAAAGTTATTATGATGGGAAAAACTTGGAATCTTGGAATGGTATTCGCCATGAACCAAGTATCGCGAGTAATATTATAGCTGATATGTTAAAGAATACAGGCATTTATTTTTATAAAGGTTATGTTGTTTCTGATGTTGTAATGAGTAATGGGAAAATAGATTCTATTAATATTGAATCCATAGATGACAATGGGCGTCTGTCAGGTGGGGTTAATATAAAAGGTGACTACTTTATAGATGCAACAATTACTGGCGATTTAGCGGAAAAGTCAGGAGTTGGCATGACGATTGGGAGAGAATCAACTGAAACATATAAAGAAGGGTTTGCAGGAGAGTTGTACTGGAATCCTAAAAAAAATAAATTTCTTGATGCTACACCTTTGACATCTAGGAGTGATGAAAAGCTGCAGGCATATTCATATTTTTTAACTGTAAAAAAAGAGAATGCAAAATCTGTTGTTGAAACTGATGTATGGAAAGCCCTAGTGCCGGATTGTTCTATATATAAATTTGACGGCGCTCCTGATTTTTTAGATAGTTGGGCTAAAAATGGATGGTCCCCGGGAGAAAAATATTTTGAAGTTAATGTTCATCCTAAGGGTTCTGATTTGCAAGGGGGAAACTATAATTACCATGCCGCAGATTGGAATGAAAGGGTTGATGTTGAAAATGCACATAAGAAAAGAGCATTGTGTTTTATAAAGTTTTGGCAAGATAAAGGTGAAGGCTCAATATGCGTTTCAGGGTCTTATCCCAACAGCAGCGAAAGCAAGGACTGTAAGGCAGCTTGCCCCCGTTTCCTGATGTTGTGA
- a CDS encoding NBR1-Ig-like domain-containing protein gives MITVDTRFSLFLRQKILGRGTSISQFAKEAEISRRTLHNLLDGSVAEAKFKTLLKLAIALGIHPQELLSLYVKSIDFTYDDASSISERADTLINGDDIGFIEDMTIPDGSTVSACATFEKIWNIQNTGSVHWQGRSLICVNELLEVRGMDGRRVIHGLRAAKQRYPVPDLTPGERVELAIRFTAPCYPCTVISCWKMVDANGELCFPKNEPLSCLVRVIAL, from the coding sequence ATGATTACAGTGGATACTAGATTTAGCCTATTTCTTCGCCAGAAAATACTTGGCAGAGGAACCTCGATCAGCCAGTTTGCCAAAGAAGCTGAAATATCACGGCGGACGTTACACAACTTGCTGGATGGCAGCGTAGCTGAGGCAAAGTTCAAAACACTGCTCAAACTCGCTATCGCTCTCGGCATACACCCTCAAGAGCTACTCAGTCTTTACGTCAAATCGATAGACTTTACCTACGACGATGCCAGCAGCATTTCAGAGCGTGCTGATACCCTCATCAATGGTGATGACATCGGTTTTATCGAAGATATGACCATACCGGATGGCAGCACTGTTTCAGCTTGCGCTACTTTTGAGAAAATCTGGAACATCCAAAACACAGGCTCCGTCCACTGGCAAGGCCGCAGTCTCATCTGTGTCAACGAGCTTCTCGAAGTACGTGGAATGGACGGCAGGCGTGTCATTCATGGCCTTCGGGCAGCGAAGCAGCGCTATCCGGTTCCTGACTTAACCCCTGGTGAACGGGTTGAACTTGCTATCAGATTCACTGCACCTTGCTACCCATGCACGGTTATTTCCTGCTGGAAAATGGTCGACGCCAACGGCGAGCTGTGTTTCCCCAAAAATGAGCCGCTTTCCTGTCTGGTGCGGGTAATCGCGCTCTGA